The following are encoded together in the Deltaproteobacteria bacterium genome:
- a CDS encoding formylglycine-generating enzyme family protein, with the protein MVVNSLGMAFVLIPADSFIMGSPEIEAGRSNDESQHEVTISRSFYLQTTPVTQGQWVALMGHNPPIFAKDRADLPVEGVSWQDCQEFIKKLQALKEGTYRLPTEAEWEYACRAGSPMALANGDLTSLYCELDPALDEIGWYCGNSNRCLQPVAQKRSNAWGLYDMHGNLGEWCQDWYGPYPPEPQTDPSGPPSGPGRVVRGGSWFSSAKNCRAAARSYAPPNLRNLPQVVGFRLVKIV; encoded by the coding sequence GTGGTAGTTAATTCCCTGGGCATGGCCTTTGTCCTGATCCCGGCCGATAGCTTTATCATGGGCAGTCCGGAAATTGAGGCAGGACGAAGTAATGATGAAAGCCAGCATGAGGTAACCATCTCCCGGAGCTTTTATCTACAGACCACCCCAGTGACTCAGGGTCAGTGGGTGGCCCTAATGGGCCATAATCCCCCCATTTTTGCCAAGGACCGAGCGGACTTACCAGTGGAAGGAGTAAGCTGGCAGGATTGCCAGGAGTTCATTAAAAAATTGCAGGCCTTAAAGGAAGGAACTTACCGTTTGCCTACCGAAGCCGAATGGGAGTACGCCTGCCGGGCCGGGAGCCCCATGGCCCTGGCTAACGGGGATTTAACCAGCCTTTACTGCGAGCTTGACCCGGCCCTGGATGAAATCGGCTGGTACTGCGGCAATTCCAATCGGTGCCTTCAGCCCGTGGCCCAAAAACGCTCCAATGCCTGGGGCCTCTACGATATGCATGGCAACCTGGGCGAGTGGTGTCAAGATTGGTACGGCCCCTACCCGCCGGAGCCTCAGACTGACCCCAGCGGCCCTCCCTCTGGCCCTGGTCGGGTGGTGCGGGGTGGCTCTTGGTTCAGCAGCGCCAAAAATTGCCGGGCCGCGGCCCGCTCTTATGCGCCGCCCAACCTTCGGAATCTTCCTCAGGTAGTAGGATTCCGCTTGGTGAAAATAGTCTGA
- the ahbD gene encoding heme b synthase, translated as MVKALNHNELRITALRLLAWEVTRRCNLACAHCRAAAGRGPYPGELTTEEGRALLDDLATMDQVVVILTGGEPLMRDDLLELAAYGTGLGLRMVAAVNGTLLTPQIAADLKEAGIQRVSISIDGAEAASHDRLRQVPGAFEGALGGIAACREAGLPFQINTTITRANRLELPAVYDLALRLEAAAHHVFVLVPTGRGQEIKDQLLSPEEYEATLHWLLDRQREGRLHLKPTCAPQYYRLWRQEAAARGETISVTSHGMEAMTRGCLGGQGFAFVSYRGEVQPCGYLDLLAGDIREAPFPEIYSNSPLFRALRAVNDYHGKCGRCEFRRVCGGCRARAYVLTGDVVGEDPLCAYEPES; from the coding sequence ATGGTTAAGGCATTGAATCACAACGAATTAAGAATAACTGCCCTACGCCTTCTGGCCTGGGAGGTGACCCGGCGCTGTAATCTGGCCTGTGCCCATTGTCGGGCTGCAGCGGGGCGGGGGCCGTATCCAGGGGAGTTGACCACGGAAGAGGGTAGGGCACTCTTGGATGATCTGGCCACTATGGACCAAGTGGTGGTCATTCTTACCGGCGGGGAGCCGCTCATGCGGGATGACCTGTTGGAACTGGCAGCCTACGGCACCGGCCTGGGACTCAGGATGGTGGCTGCAGTCAACGGCACCCTGCTGACTCCTCAAATAGCCGCTGATCTTAAGGAGGCGGGCATCCAGCGGGTCAGCATCTCCATCGATGGAGCTGAAGCCGCCAGCCATGACCGGCTGCGCCAGGTGCCGGGGGCTTTCGAGGGGGCCTTAGGTGGCATCGCCGCCTGCCGGGAGGCCGGGCTGCCTTTCCAGATCAATACTACTATTACCCGAGCGAATCGTCTGGAGCTTCCGGCCGTCTACGACTTGGCTTTGAGACTGGAAGCCGCGGCTCACCATGTCTTTGTGCTAGTGCCCACCGGCCGCGGGCAGGAGATCAAAGACCAGTTGCTGTCTCCGGAGGAATACGAGGCCACCCTGCACTGGCTGCTGGACCGGCAGCGGGAAGGGCGGCTGCACCTCAAGCCCACCTGCGCGCCCCAGTATTATCGACTGTGGCGGCAAGAGGCCGCGGCGCGCGGTGAGACCATTTCCGTCACCAGCCACGGCATGGAGGCCATGACCCGGGGTTGCTTAGGGGGGCAGGGGTTTGCCTTTGTCTCTTATCGGGGCGAAGTGCAGCCCTGCGGTTATCTGGATCTGTTGGCCGGGGATATCCGGGAGGCGCCGTTCCCCGAAATCTACTCTAATTCGCCATTGTTCCGGGCCCTGCGGGCGGTTAATGACTACCACGGCAAATGTGGCCGCTGCGAGTTTCGCCGGGTCTGTGGCGGTTGTCGGGCCCGAGCCTATGTCTTGACCGGCGACGTGGTGGGCGAGGACCCGTTATGTGCCTATGAGCCGGAAAGCTAA
- a CDS encoding AsnC family transcriptional regulator, whose protein sequence is MSRKANQQGNEALDDLDRAILNEIQVHFPIVSRPYAEVGQKLGLTEAEVLARVQRLHDQGIIRRIGANFNSRKLGYTSTLCTAEVPEEQMEHFVQVVNRYAGVTHNYLRRHRYNIWFTVIAPSTEKIEEILTEISMQTGIKEIYSLPARQIFKIQADFPL, encoded by the coding sequence ATGAGCCGGAAAGCTAATCAGCAAGGAAATGAGGCCCTGGACGATCTGGACCGGGCGATTCTGAACGAAATCCAGGTGCATTTTCCCATCGTCTCCCGGCCTTATGCCGAAGTCGGGCAGAAATTGGGGCTGACCGAGGCCGAGGTCCTGGCACGAGTTCAGCGGCTGCATGATCAGGGGATCATCCGGCGTATTGGGGCCAATTTCAATTCCCGGAAATTGGGTTACACCAGCACCCTGTGCACCGCGGAAGTGCCGGAAGAGCAGATGGAGCATTTCGTCCAGGTGGTGAACCGCTATGCCGGGGTCACCCATAATTATCTGCGGCGGCACCGCTACAATATCTGGTTTACGGTAATTGCCCCCTCCACTGAGAAGATCGAGGAGATTTTAACCGAGATCTCCATGCAAACCGGGATCAAGGAAATTTATAGCCTGCCAGCCCGGCAAATCTTCAAAATCCAGGCGGATTTTCCCTTATAA
- a CDS encoding universal stress protein — MEFNSIMIATDFSDCSGAAFQTAQTLATRFESKLILLHVIDQNFINKLIRHHLCRKPETLIKNLRKQAEQEFLDFLQKWNAKGLQVDTMIAVGLPFQEIAVKARDLAVDLVVMGGFGRRGRQQIDEVFFGSTAEKVVRLLPCPVLCIPMGLEPTL, encoded by the coding sequence ATGGAATTCAATTCGATCATGATTGCTACGGATTTTTCCGACTGTTCCGGAGCCGCCTTCCAGACCGCCCAGACCTTGGCCACGCGTTTTGAATCCAAGCTGATCCTCCTGCACGTCATCGACCAGAATTTTATCAACAAACTGATCCGTCACCACCTGTGCAGAAAACCGGAGACGTTAATAAAAAATTTGCGGAAGCAGGCGGAACAGGAATTTCTGGATTTTCTGCAGAAGTGGAACGCCAAAGGCCTGCAGGTGGATACTATGATCGCAGTGGGACTCCCCTTTCAGGAGATTGCCGTTAAGGCCCGAGACCTGGCAGTAGATCTGGTGGTGATGGGTGGCTTTGGCAGGAGGGGACGGCAACAGATTGACGAGGTTTTTTTTGGCTCCACCGCCGAAAAGGTGGTGCGGTTGCTGCCCTGCCCGGTATTGTGTATCCCCATGGGTCTGGAGCCGACTTTATAA
- a CDS encoding TlpA family protein disulfide reductase yields the protein MTRKLVLFSLIALVSLYGLTATMAMAEVKVGDNLGNLPFSKPLTPEDQKYLGLAQDAPFTLKDVNAPCVLLEAFSTNCSHCFAQAPKMNNLYNLVRQNPKLANKIKFIAIGGSDNQFAVTMWRKQLKIPFPVLPDQDGSLTKKLNIPGTPTTLLLDKSGKVIWVHIGAFESAETAFKEIKSAVR from the coding sequence ATGACCAGAAAATTAGTTCTTTTTTCCCTGATCGCGCTGGTGAGCCTTTATGGCCTGACCGCCACCATGGCAATGGCTGAGGTCAAAGTCGGTGACAACCTAGGAAACCTGCCATTCAGTAAACCCCTGACTCCTGAGGATCAGAAGTATTTAGGCCTGGCCCAGGATGCCCCCTTTACCCTGAAAGACGTCAATGCCCCTTGCGTGCTTCTGGAGGCCTTCAGCACTAATTGTTCGCATTGCTTTGCGCAGGCTCCGAAAATGAATAATCTCTATAACCTGGTAAGGCAGAATCCCAAGTTGGCCAACAAAATTAAATTTATTGCCATTGGTGGCAGTGACAATCAGTTTGCGGTCACTATGTGGCGTAAACAGCTCAAGATTCCTTTCCCGGTGCTGCCTGACCAGGATGGCAGTCTCACCAAAAAATTGAATATCCCAGGCACGCCCACTACCTTGCTGCTGGATAAATCTGGCAAGGTTATTTGGGTCCATATTGGCGCCTTTGAAAGTGCCGAAACCGCCTTTAAAGAGATCAAGTCTGCCGTTAGGTAG
- a CDS encoding DEAD/DEAH box helicase produces the protein MAPPTLSAGLCGSLTGTPCTGWTPVIFHPGSTTRPSRSATECPRSGTTSAITRIGPILIVVPNKTVLADFLEGLRGDPDLQEITSYYHYLAPQPADYHGPEVELPPDLWAALERLGIARLYRHQLEALAALQAGKQILVATPTASGKTLIYNLPVTATLLQDPTAHALYLFPLKALEQDQLKALEELAAALPYPAFSAAIYDGDTPIEMRKRLRARPPQILISNPDMLHMGLLPNHQAWPDFFARLKFVVIDEVHTYKGIMGSHVAQVLRRLRRVCQYHGASPQFILSSATIANPEDLARLLIGQEVTIIAANGAPQAGRHFLFLNPTLSAAQTTARLFIQALRHGLATICFTQARKLTELLHLWALRLAPELKRRISSYRAGFLPEERREIEQQLVSGRMLGVISTSALEMGIDIGGLDVCLLVGYPGTMVTTWQRSGRVGRLGQDSLVVMVAQPDALDQYFIKHPEEFFSRPLEAAVLDPNNPVVVKAHLLAAAQEVPLELNQEQAFAPDRVRGLIAELERENQLLRSAAGETWYARHRFPQKQINIRGVGESFAIFKVGSRKAIGTIDGHRALKECHPGAVYLHKANSYLVENLDLERRNIWVNRVEPSYFTRIQTDKETEILEVTASRRLAHFMVRTGHLKVTERILAYEKRRLHGQELLSIISLELPPQIFETVGMWFEIEDFIKAAIYQQGLHFMGGIHALEHALISMFPLFALADRNDIGGISHPFHPQVGKAAVFIYDGYPGGVGLASRAYEMAEPLLSKTKELIAECPCEEGCPSCIHSPKCGSGNKPLDKVAALQIAEFMLGLRALPALKPSLTQVAEARAPALRVTSTDSWPWETPHGIGFLDLETQFSAEEVGGWSRCHNMKVSVAVLGVSQQEDCEIYLEPDIDKLCLRLQELDLVVGFNLKRFDYQVLQPYTTVDLATIPTFDILEDVHQILGIRLSLGHLAEKTLGQAKSGDGFLALKLFKEGRLSELIAYCQQDVRLTRALFEFGVRHGHLIYQHRQGALVRFPVDWTKARFFPSSS, from the coding sequence ATGGCACCCCCAACCCTATCAGCCGGGCTTTGCGGCAGTTTAACCGGAACGCCATGCACCGGTTGGACGCCCGTAATCTTCCATCCTGGGTCTACGACGCGGCCAAGCAGATCGGCTACCGAGTGCCCCAGGAGTGGTACTACTTCGGCTATCACACGGATTGGCCCCATTTTGATTGTGGTACCAAATAAGACTGTCCTGGCTGATTTCCTGGAAGGGTTGCGCGGCGACCCGGATCTCCAGGAGATTACCAGTTATTACCATTACCTTGCCCCGCAACCGGCGGATTACCACGGACCCGAGGTAGAACTACCCCCGGACCTCTGGGCGGCCCTTGAACGGCTGGGCATTGCCCGCCTCTACCGTCACCAGTTGGAGGCCCTGGCGGCCCTGCAGGCCGGCAAACAGATTCTGGTGGCCACCCCTACCGCCAGCGGCAAGACCTTAATTTACAATCTGCCGGTGACCGCCACCCTTTTACAGGACCCGACCGCGCATGCCCTTTACCTGTTTCCTCTCAAGGCCCTGGAGCAGGATCAGTTGAAAGCCCTGGAAGAACTGGCCGCCGCCCTGCCCTACCCTGCTTTCTCGGCGGCTATTTATGACGGTGACACCCCGATTGAAATGCGCAAGCGTCTCCGGGCCCGGCCGCCGCAGATATTGATCAGCAACCCAGATATGCTGCACATGGGCCTGTTGCCTAATCACCAAGCCTGGCCGGATTTTTTTGCCCGGCTGAAGTTTGTGGTGATCGATGAGGTCCATACTTACAAAGGCATCATGGGCAGTCACGTGGCCCAGGTTTTGCGCCGGCTGCGCCGGGTTTGCCAGTATCATGGGGCTTCCCCGCAATTTATCCTGTCCTCGGCGACGATTGCCAACCCGGAGGACCTGGCCCGGCTGTTAATCGGCCAGGAAGTGACGATTATCGCCGCCAACGGCGCTCCCCAGGCCGGACGCCATTTCCTGTTTCTCAATCCGACGCTCAGCGCTGCCCAAACCACCGCCCGCCTCTTTATTCAGGCCTTGCGCCATGGTCTGGCCACCATCTGTTTTACCCAGGCCCGGAAACTTACCGAGCTGCTGCATCTCTGGGCCTTGCGCCTGGCCCCGGAGCTAAAACGTCGCATCAGCTCCTACCGGGCCGGATTTCTGCCCGAAGAGCGTCGGGAGATTGAGCAGCAACTGGTCAGCGGTCGCATGTTGGGGGTAATTTCGACCAGCGCCCTGGAAATGGGCATTGATATCGGCGGCCTGGATGTTTGCCTGCTGGTAGGTTATCCTGGCACTATGGTGACCACTTGGCAGAGGAGTGGCCGGGTGGGCCGTCTGGGTCAGGACTCGCTGGTGGTCATGGTTGCCCAGCCCGATGCCTTGGACCAGTATTTTATCAAACATCCGGAAGAGTTTTTCTCCCGGCCGCTTGAGGCCGCGGTCCTGGATCCTAATAATCCCGTGGTAGTCAAGGCGCATCTCCTGGCCGCGGCGCAAGAAGTGCCCCTGGAGTTAAATCAGGAGCAGGCTTTTGCTCCGGATCGGGTGCGCGGCCTGATTGCCGAACTGGAGCGGGAAAACCAGTTGTTGCGCAGTGCAGCCGGGGAGACCTGGTACGCCCGTCACCGCTTTCCCCAGAAACAGATCAATATCCGGGGCGTAGGCGAAAGCTTTGCGATCTTCAAGGTCGGCAGCCGCAAGGCCATCGGCACCATCGATGGCCATCGGGCGTTGAAGGAATGCCATCCTGGCGCGGTCTATCTGCATAAGGCTAACTCCTACCTGGTAGAAAATTTAGATCTGGAGCGCCGTAATATCTGGGTCAACCGGGTGGAGCCGAGCTACTTCACCCGGATCCAGACCGACAAGGAGACAGAGATTCTGGAGGTCACCGCCAGCCGCCGCTTGGCCCACTTTATGGTCCGCACTGGCCACCTCAAGGTTACCGAACGCATCCTGGCCTATGAAAAACGCCGTCTTCACGGCCAGGAACTGCTAAGTATTATCTCCCTAGAGTTGCCCCCGCAGATCTTCGAGACCGTAGGCATGTGGTTTGAGATCGAGGATTTTATCAAGGCCGCAATTTACCAGCAAGGATTGCATTTTATGGGCGGCATCCATGCCCTGGAGCATGCCTTGATCAGCATGTTTCCACTGTTTGCCCTGGCCGACCGCAACGATATCGGCGGCATTTCTCATCCCTTCCATCCCCAGGTTGGCAAGGCCGCGGTTTTTATCTATGATGGCTATCCGGGCGGCGTCGGCTTGGCCTCCCGGGCTTATGAGATGGCCGAACCGCTGCTCAGCAAAACCAAAGAACTGATTGCTGAATGTCCCTGCGAAGAAGGCTGTCCCTCCTGTATCCATTCCCCGAAATGCGGCTCGGGTAATAAACCACTGGACAAAGTCGCTGCCCTGCAGATTGCCGAATTCATGCTGGGGCTGAGAGCCCTGCCAGCTCTCAAACCATCCCTGACTCAAGTCGCCGAAGCCCGCGCCCCGGCCCTCAGGGTAACCTCGACGGATTCCTGGCCCTGGGAAACACCTCACGGCATCGGCTTTCTGGATTTGGAAACGCAATTTTCGGCTGAAGAAGTGGGCGGTTGGAGCCGATGTCATAACATGAAGGTTTCCGTAGCGGTCCTGGGGGTGAGTCAGCAGGAGGACTGCGAAATCTATCTGGAACCAGATATCGATAAACTCTGTCTTCGTCTCCAGGAGCTGGATCTGGTGGTCGGGTTTAACCTGAAAAGGTTTGACTATCAGGTTCTGCAACCCTATACCACGGTGGATTTAGCCACTATTCCTACTTTTGACATTCTGGAGGATGTTCATCAAATCCTGGGTATTCGCCTATCTTTAGGCCACCTGGCCGAAAAAACCTTGGGGCAGGCCAAAAGCGGCGATGGCTTTTTGGCCCTTAAACTCTTTAAGGAAGGTCGGCTATCCGAACTGATTGCTTATTGCCAACAAGATGTCAGGCTCACCCGCGCCCTATTCGAATTCGGCGTGCGCCATGGACATCTGATTTATCAACACCGCCAGGGAGCCTTGGTTAGGTTTCCAGTGGATTGGACCAAGGCTCGGTTTTTCCCTTCAAGCAGCTAG
- a CDS encoding DUF3786 domain-containing protein, translating to MFRPDSPSHYEEVYAGLVDRLGTLDLGWLADGLGARYEQQALLIPSFGKLYRVTAEGVSDLQGSVPPVNIRIVLAYYVLQGGTAELSGQWVSYRDFKDAAFFMPTYQDAVERTIAESFSGRLDALKAGSQLLGGQELPELGTGDLCYRYPALPNLPLALVFYDADEELPASATVLYDQHSTFFLDLECLAVLGLILKERLVEAQAQLAT from the coding sequence TTGTTTCGACCTGATTCACCCAGTCATTATGAAGAAGTTTATGCAGGCCTGGTAGACAGGCTCGGCACTCTGGATCTGGGCTGGCTGGCAGACGGCTTGGGAGCCCGGTATGAGCAGCAGGCACTGTTGATTCCCAGCTTCGGGAAGCTCTACCGGGTAACGGCCGAAGGCGTCAGCGACCTCCAGGGATCGGTGCCCCCGGTCAACATCCGCATTGTCCTGGCCTATTATGTCCTTCAGGGGGGGACCGCGGAATTAAGCGGACAATGGGTCTCCTACCGGGATTTTAAAGACGCTGCTTTTTTTATGCCTACTTATCAGGATGCGGTGGAAAGGACTATTGCCGAGTCATTTAGTGGCCGATTGGACGCGCTGAAAGCCGGTTCGCAACTCTTAGGAGGGCAAGAGTTGCCCGAATTAGGAACCGGTGATCTATGTTACCGTTATCCGGCTCTGCCGAATCTCCCGCTGGCCCTGGTATTTTACGATGCCGATGAGGAACTGCCGGCCAGCGCCACGGTCCTTTACGATCAGCACAGCACCTTTTTTCTGGACCTGGAATGCCTGGCGGTTTTGGGTCTCATCCTCAAGGAGCGTTTAGTGGAAGCCCAGGCTCAGCTTGCCACCTAA